A stretch of Fusarium poae strain DAOMC 252244 chromosome 2, whole genome shotgun sequence DNA encodes these proteins:
- a CDS encoding hypothetical protein (CAZy:GH31): protein MHLRDGMWLPAENFRTEYAEDVYEITPSQDQQALSLLCPTKHIRTRGDGLNQPTLTIDIKAEADGIISIESTHWAGAQRIGPDFDLFPDGQPKIEGKIIPSDKGTTLQSGSLSATIHPDQHNFDIKFHSSDGKKHLTNLGSRSTGFAYSPAPTSQIQTGDMRDFKHYMFMQTTLSVGESVHGLGERFGAWNKVGQNVILWNADGGTSSDQAYKNVSFWMSNRGYGVFIDHSGKVDLEIGSERCCRVQTTIEGQRLKMYIIYGVGPKDVLKKYTVLTGKANKVPSWSFGLWLTTSFTTNYDETTVNSFLEGMKARGSPVDVFHYDCFWMRAFRWTDFIFDSERFPDPKGQISRLKEKGLCKKVCVWINPYIGQAGVAFKHAAEKGYLLKRKNGDVWQWDLWQAGMGLLDVTNPEACAWYVECLNDLFDKGVDTLKTDFGERIPTLDVQWHDPAVDPHKMHNYYAFAYNKLVYEALQKRYGDSEAVLYARAACAGTQRFPLVWGGDCESTPEALAESVRGGLSMGLSGFTFWSCDIGGFEGKPPPWIYKRWVAMGLLCSHSRLHGSNSYRVPWTVDDDDTTEEGCSKTLAKWTALKTRLMPYIFSQAIESIEGGIPMSLRAVALEFPDDPTSWFLDRQFMVGSQLLAAPIYEESGEVEFYLPKGRWTSYFTNEVKSGPGWFKEKHAFGTLPLYVRENTVLVLGSRKEVGAAYDFASNVEVALYQTSPGSRAVVVDGEGNTVAELVVGDDGKLQGIEKLNGDYKIMDKGRDLEGDSPVSIESL from the coding sequence ATGCATCTTCGCGATGGTATGTGGCTACCCGCCGAAAACTTTCGCACCGAATACGCCGAAGATGTCTACGAAATCACCCCCAGCCAAGACCAACAGGCATTGAGCTTGCTGTGCCCGACAAAGCACATCCGTACTCGTGGCGATGGCCTCAACCAACCCACTCTTACTATCGATATCAAAGCCGAGGCTGACGGCATCATATCCATTGAGAGCACACATTGGGCCGGTGCCCAACGAATAGGTCCCGACTTTGATCTCTTTCCGGATGGCCAGCCAAAGATCGAAGGGAAGATCATACCGAGTGATAAGGGAACCACCCTTCAGTCTGGCTCTTTGTCTGCCACTATTCACCCTGACCAACACAACTTTGACATCAAGTTCCATAGCTCTGATGGCAAGAAGCACCTCACAAATCTTGGCAGCCGCAGCACCGGTTTTGCCTACTCTCCTGCTCCTACCTCACAAATCCAGACCGGGGATATGAGAGACTTCAAGCACTACATGTTCATGCAGACAACATTGTCCGTTGGTGAGTCTGTCCATGGTCTGGGTGAGCGATTTGGTGCCTGGAACAAAGTCGGCCAAAACGTTATTCTCTGGAACGCAGATGGTGGCACGTCAAGTGACCAGGCCTACAAGAACGTATCTTTCTGGATGAGCAATCGTGGATATGGAGTATTTATCGATCATTCTGGCAAGGTCGATCTCGAGATTGGCAGCGAGCGATGCTGTCGCGTGCAAACCACTATTGAAGGACAGCGTCTCAAGATGTACATCATCTATGGCGTAGGACCCAAAGATGTGCTCAAAAAGTACACAGTCCTCACCGGAAAGGCCAACAAAGTCCCCAGCTGGAGTTTTGGTCTTTGGTTGACTACTAGCTTCACCACAAACTATGATGAAACCACTGTCAACTCTTTCCTTGAGGGTATGAAGGCTCGCGGCTCGCCCGTTGATGTGTTTCACTACGACTGCTTCTGGATGAGAGCATTTAGGTGGACAGACTTTATATTTGACTCTGAGCGCTTCCCTGACCCCAAGGGCCAGATCTCACGTCTCAAAGAAAAGGGCCTCTGCAAGAAGGTCTGCGTCTGGATTAACCCCTATATTGGCCAAGCCGGTGTTGCCTTCAAGCATGCCGCAGAGAAAGGCTACCTTCTCAAGCGCAAGAATGGCGATGTTTGGCAGTGGGATCTGTGGCAGGCTGGTATGGGCCTTTTGGACGTCACAAACCCCGAAGCTTGTGCTTGGTACGTCGAGTGCCTAAATGACCTCTTTGATAAGGGTGTCGATACCCTTAAGACCGACTTTGGCGAGCGCATTCCCACTCTTGATGTCCAATGGCATGATCCGGCGGTTGATCCCCACAAGATGCACAACTACTATGCATTTGCGTATAACAAGCTTGTCTACGAAGCTCTTCAGAAGCGATACGGTGATAGTGAAGCCGTCCTCTACGCCCGTGCTGCCTGTGCTGGAACACAGCGATTCCCTCTCGTATGGGGTGGTGATTGTGAATCTACCCCTGAGGCCCTCGCTGAATCTGTCCGCGGTGGGTTGTCGATGGGTCTGAGCGGATTCACCTTCTGGAGTTGCGATATTGGTGGCTTCGAGGGTAAACCCCCACCGTGGATCTACAAACGGTGGGTTGCAATGGGTCTCTTGTGTAGTCACAGTCGACTTCACGGAAGCAACTCCTATCGCGTACCCTGGACtgtcgatgacgatgataCTACGGAGGAAGGGTGCTCAAAAACCCTCGCAAAGTGGACCGCGCTCAAGACTCGTCTGATGCCGTATATCTTCTCCCAAGCTATCGAGTCTATCGAAGGTGGAATTCCCATGTCTCTTCGAGCTGTTGCTCTTGAGTTCCCCGATGATCCAACCTCGTGGTTTCTTGACCGCCAGTTCATGGTTGGATCTCAACTCCTGGCAGCCCCCATCTACGAAGAGTCTGGTGAAGTGGAGTTTTACCTACCTAAGGGTAGGTGGACATCCTACTTTACCAACGAGGTCAAGTCTGGTCCCGGTTGGTTCAAAGAGAAACATGCATTTGGCACCTTGCCTTTGTATGTCCGCGAGAACActgttcttgtccttggcagCCGTAAGGAGGTTGGTGCTGCGTACGACTTTGCCAGCAATGTCGAGGTTGCTCTGTACCAAACTTCACCTGGTTCGAGGGCTGTGGTAGTAGACGGCGAGGGTAACACTGTTGCCgagcttgttgttggtgatgatggtaaGCTTCAGGGTATCGAAAAGCTCAATGGAGACTACAAGATTATGGACAAGGGGCGTGACTTGGAGGGGGATTCTCCTGTTTCAATTGAGTCATTGTAA
- a CDS encoding hypothetical protein (TransMembrane:5 (o20-41i53-72o78-98i110-132o144-165i)), giving the protein MTDVIASKHFQNYFDTTSTSSIIGAINSTFSGGAVFGALFGGVIMDKFGRKKTIGIGAFICTVGAVLQAAAYHLATMLVGRIIAGFAVGLLSMSVPVYQSECASPKNRGLIVGLAQQMIGVGFIVSTWVGYGSHHMPDTPSFQWRFPLAFQAFPSALLCLGMLWLPETPRHLIATDQLDDGIRTLRKLHFNGSNGE; this is encoded by the exons ATGACTGATGTCATTGCCTCGAAGCACTTCCAGAACTACTTCGATACTACGTCCACTTCTTCCATCATAGGTGCTATTAACTCGACATTCAGCGGAGGTGCTGTATTCGGAGCGCTGTTTGGCGGAGTCATTATGGATAAGTTCGGCCGAAAAAAGACTATCGGCATTGGTGCCTTTATTTGCACGGTCGGCGCAGTccttcaagctgctgcttACCA TCTTGCCACGATGTTGGTTGGACGAATCATTGCTGGCTTCGCCGTTGGCTTGCTCTCCATGAGCG TCCCAGTATATCAATCAGAATGTGCAAGCCCTAAGAACCGGGGTCTCATCGTTGGACTTGCCCAGCAAATGATCGGAGTCGGCTTCATTGTATCTACATGGGTTGGTTACGGCAGTCATCACATGCCCGATACTCCGTCCTTCCAGTGGCGATTCCCCCTTGCGTTCCAGGCATTTCCTTCTGCTCTGTTGTGCTTGGGCATGCTTTGGCTCCCAGAGACTCCTCGCCATCTTATTGCTACTGACCAGTTGGATGATGGCATTAGGACACTCCGAAAGCTACACTTTAACGGCTCGAACGGGGAGTGA
- a CDS encoding hypothetical protein (TransMembrane:4 (i12-32o44-61i81-100o120-140i)), with amino-acid sequence MYESLGITGKTNLLVAGIYNCTGPLANLVSIILISDKIGRKGPLIYGIIAISIALVLESVVNSQKRQRHPPWPQYRWRCFLVLRHGYLFAVLWPCVGNWLVSTFWNQVSPLALRELGWRFYFLFVAFNIVVTLPTLIFAFRETKGLSLEEIDLLFGDRALGNLPADIEKDGGAVAVTNSHGERPKREL; translated from the exons ATGTATGAGAGTCTTGGAATCACTGGCAAAACGAATCTACTTGTCGCAGGAATCTACAACTGCACAGGCCCTCTTGCAA ATTTAGTCTCTATTATATTGATCTCGGATAAAATCGGTCGAAAAGGGCCTCTGATTTATGGTATCATTGCCATTTCTATCGCTCTGGTTCTGGAGAGCGTTGTCAACAGCCAAAAACGTCAACGGCACCCACCATGGCCTCAGTATCGCTGGCGTTGCTTTCTTGTTTTGCGTCACGGTTATCTTTTCGCTGTCCTTTGGCCCT GTGTTGGTAACTGGCTTGTTTCTACCTTTTGGAACCAAGTCAGTCCCCTGGCACTCAGAGAGCTGGGCTGGAGGTTTTACTTTCTCTTCGTTG CGTTCAACATTGTTGTCACTCTGCCTACTCTCATCTTCGCTTTCCGAGAGACAAAGGGTCTGTCTCTCGAGGAAATCGATCTCTTGTTTGGAGACCGAGCACTCGGAAACCTCCCGGCTGATATCGAAAAGGATGGCGGTGCCGTTGCTGTAACTAACTCGCATGGTGAGAGGCCTAAGCGGGAACTATAG
- a CDS encoding hypothetical protein (BUSCO:38383at5125): MASQQILFAETIAGMKKAFKRKSYESDSDSEIESYSNRGNKLKKKARFVRQGQLVPNNGPSSYKEYVEYAGVCRPILYRNPPLIDEEGYEIDSNDEDEERVQEAEASAAELNPYANIQIENILAPLTSSTALPTHPTLSKPFTSKTLTRLVDQGCDIMRKENRSLWKVRHLLTTLCGDFTWAPCEMMVRPADVELYTDNHMARHLLALSQAVSALPAITNGDVEVNSNGAIAGDVAPDTTLGGETMDKDTAEDADITMTDAGTADPDDSHLEDAGEAEKTDVEKSTDTNSNIPNGEQAPAEQADSAKATQVEPTNGANEGLNEQKQDEIGADRAETSGQQAADNVHQQTGLVERIMPDASLVSEGEDDFIHPLFLAPTGARPDRDIGLPDQEAEDIRRLLALYVQKQEEVCRGAKKLFLGLLKAEQLRKDVLHWSKAEAHSGPNRDMSDGEDWYDKEEWGLTEDLKKGQDEEEEDVQTTGKKTRNRRQ, from the exons ATGGCGTCACAACAAATCCTCTTCGCCGAAACAATAGCGGGCATGAAAAAGGCTTTCAAAAGGAAATCATACG AGTCCGACTCAGATTCCGAAATCGAAAGTTATAGTAACCGTGGAAATAAGCTCAAGAAAAAGGCACGGTTTGTTCGGCAAGGACAATTGGTTCCCAACAACGGCCCAAGCTCGTACAAAGAG TATGTCGAATACGCCGGAGTTTGTCGCCCAATCCTTTATCGCAATCCGCCTTTAATCGACGAGGAAGGATACGAAATAGATAGcaatgatgaggatgaggagcgCGTTCAGGAAGCTGAGGCCTCTGCCGCAGAGTTGAACCCTTACGCCAATATCCAAATAGAGA ATATCCTTGCACCTCTCACTTCATCGACCGCCTTGCCGACACATCCAACCCTCTCGAAACCTTTCACATCAAAGACCCTCACGCGGCTTGTTGATCAAGGTTGCGACATTATGCGCAAAGAAAACCGCTCCCTGTGGAAGGTCAGACACCTCCTGACAACGCTATGCGGTGACTTCACCTGGGCTCCATGCGAGATGATGGTCCGACCGGCGGATGTCGAGCTTTACACAGATAATCATATGGCGCGCCATCTACTAGCCCTGTCCCAGGCAGTATCCGCGCTCCCTGCAATTACTAACGGTGACGTTGAAGTAAATTCAAACGGCGCGATAGCCGGAGATGTTGCTCCAGACACAACTTTGGGTGGAGAAACCATGGACAAAGACACGGCAGAGGATGCTGATATAACCATGACAGACGCTGGAACTGCCGACCCGGATGATTCCCATCTGGAAGACGCTGGCGAGGCCGAAAAGACGGATGTCGAAAAGAGCACGGATACAAACTCGAATATTCCGAACGGCGAGCAGGCCCCAGCTGAACAGGCCGATTCCGCGAAAGCGACCCAGGTTGAACCAACAAACGGGGCCAATGAGGGTTTAAATGAGCAGAAGCAAGACGAAATCGGAGCAGACAGAGCCGAAACCTCTGGACAACAAGCAGCTGACAATGTACATCAACAGACCGGGCTGGTCGAGAGAATAATGCCAGACGCATCTCTGGTTTCTGAAGGAGAGGATGACTTTATTCACCCTCTGTTCCTTGCACCTACAGGAGCAAGACCAGACAGAGACATTGGCTTGCCAGATCAGGAAGCAGAAGATATCCGACGTCTTCTTGCTCTGTATGTGCAAAAACAAGAAGAGGTATGCCGAGGGGCAAAGAAGTTGTTCTTGGGACTTCTCAAAGCTGAGCAGCTGCGCAAAGATGTGCTCCACTGGTCCAAGGCAGAAGCTCATTCAGGGCCCAACCGAGACATGTCGGATGGTGAGGACTGGTACGACAAGGAGGAATGGGGCCTAACAGAAGATTTGAAGAAGGGGCaggacgaagaggaggaggacgtCCAAACAACTGGCAAAAAGACAAGAAACCGACGGCAATAA
- the CHOL2 gene encoding Phosphatidyl-N-methylethanolamine N-methyltransferase (TransMembrane:3 (o20-39i59-79o99-117i)~BUSCO:48283at5125), which translates to MGIMALGPQDFLNYVNYDKQSLYISAASIAFNPLFWNIVARQEYHNKLLTKIFGGNSKAACYALAITIFSLGMVRDLIYKNAISEQPTHPALANDYMRAAAATLFVVGNVLVVSSTWRLGITGTFLGDYFGILMDEMVTGFPFNVTGSPMYTGSTCSFLGTALWYGKPAGVLLTIWVDIVYKLALRYEDPFTSEIYAKRERERAAGKKSN; encoded by the exons ATGGGTATCATGGCTCTTGGTCCGCAAGACTTCCTCAACTATGTCAACTACGACAAGCAGAGTCTGTACA TCTCAGCTGCCTCCATCGCCTTTAATCCGCTCTTCTGGAA TATCGTCGCCCGTCAAG aataccACAATAAGCTTCTGACAAAGATCTTTGGTGGAAACTCCAAAGCTGCTTGCTATGCCCTAGCCATCACTATCTTTTCTCTGGGAATGGTTCGCGACTTGATTTACAAGAATGCCATCTCTGAACAGCCTACACATCCCGCTCTTGCCAATGACTACATGcgggctgctgctgccactCTATTTGTTGTCGGCAACGTCTTGGTCGTCTCCTCGACCTGGCGACTTGGCATTACTGGTACATTTCTAGGTGACTACTTTGGCATCCTTATGGACGAGATGGTGACTGGCTTTCCCTTCAACGTGACTGGCTCTCCCATGTACACTGGCTCTACCTGCAGTTTCCTCGGTACCGCTCTGTGGTATGGCAAGCCTGCTGGTGTCCTGCTCACCATCTGGGTCGATATCGTCTATAAGCTCGCCCTAAGATACGAGGACCCCTTCACTTCTGAGATCTACGCCAAGCGTGAGCGTGAGCGTGCTGCGGGTAAGAAGTCAAACTAA
- a CDS encoding hypothetical protein (BUSCO:11342at5125): MMASKSPILPVEGKRNILITSALPYVNNIPHLGNIIGSVLSADVFARYCKARDYNTIYVCGSDEYGTATETKALEEGLSPADLCAKYHALHKGVYDWFRIDFDIFGRTPTQQQTQIVQQIFKELWKNGYIEERETTQPFCTHANHGKFLADRFVEGECSICHDLGARGDQCDACGGLLDPFEPEREPSASEDDHVEAKATGFLINPRCKVDGTTPEKRKTKHLFLRLDAVKDLLVPWFHKSSKEGDWSTNCISITQSWIDKGLLPRGITRDLKWGVPIPQDLEGLSNEEYAEKVFYVWFDACIGYVSITKNLVDGDNLDGTNWEKWWKNPENVKLYQFMGKDNVPFHTIIFPASQLGTGENWTKVHKMSTTEYLNYEGGKFSKSRGVGVFGNTAKETGVDPDVWRYYLLSRRPETADSEFKWQEFIDCNNNDLLKNLGNLNQRILKFTQAKLDGVVPDYTKYTDERLEEHKKEVNEALKTFIAQFDAIKLRAGLASVMHISALGNKLLQDSKLNNQLLADEPDRCAAVIGLGINHLQLLASIVHPYMPSTSDAILEQIGSPGLISIPETWTGDLVKPGQKIGEPKLLFTQIPASKLDEWREAFGGEEIRKQKALEAEKAAAKKAAKDKKKQKKLALRQAEKAGEASTEQKPTEEEKPVEATAVDLLPDDKPSEA, from the exons ATGATGGCCTCAAAATCACCAATCCTCCCCGTGGAGGGCAAGCGCAACATCCTCATCACTTCTGCCCTTCCATACGTCAACAACATCCCACATTTGGGTAACATTATCGGCAGTGTTCTGTCTGCTGATGTGTTTGCTCGCTATTGCAAAGCCCGGGATTACAACACCATCTACGTTTGTGGCTCCGACGAATATGGTACCGCTACCGAAACAAAGGCTCTCGAGGAAGGTCTTTCGCCCGCCGACCTTTGCGCCAAGTACCACGCCCTTCACAAGGGCGTCTACGACTGGTTCCGAATCGACTTTGACATTTTCGGCCGAACACCTACCCAACAACAAACACAGATCGTGCAGCAGATCTTCAAGGAACTATGGAAGAATGGCTATATTGAGGAGCGGGAGACTACTCAGCCCTTCTGTACACATGCTAACCACGGCAAGTTCCTCGCTGACCGTTTCGTTGAGGGAGAGTGCAGCATCTGCCACGATCTCGGCGCTCGTGGAGATCAATGCGATGCTTGTGGTGGACTCCTTGACCCTTTCGAGCCCGAGCGCGAACCCAGTGCTTCAGAGGACGACCACGTCGAGGCCAAGGCCACTGGTTTCCTGATCAACCCCCGTTGCAAGGTCGATGGCACCACCcccgagaagcgaaagaCCAAGCACCTTTTCCTCCGACTCGACGCCGTCAAGGATCTTCTGGTTCCTTGGTTCCACAAGAGCAGCAAGGAGGGAGACTGGAGCACCAACTGTATCTCCATCACACAGTCATGGATCGATAAGGGTCTCCTCCCCCGTGGTATTACCCGAGATCTCAAGTGGGGTGTCCCAATTCCCCAGGATCTTGAAGGTTTGAGCAACGAAGAGTACGCTGAGAAGGTCTTTTACGTCTGGTTCGATGCCTGCATTGGTTATGTTTCCATTACCAAGAACTTGGTGGATGGTGATAACTTGGACGGTACAAACTGGGAGAAGTGGTGGAAGAACCCCGAGAACGTCAAGCTCTACCAGTTCATGGGCAAGGACAACGTTCC ATTCCACACTATCATCTTCCCTGCTTCTCAACTTGGAACAGGAGAGAACTGGACCAAGGTCCACAAGATGTCAACAACCGAATATCTTAACTACGAAGGTGGAAAGTTTAGCAAGTCTCGCGGTGTTGGTGTGTTCGGCAACACTGCCAAAGAAACTGGCGTTGATCCTGATGTCTGGCGATACTACCTTCTGTCAAGACGGCCTGAAACAGCCGATTCTGAATTCAAATGGCAGGAATTCATTGACTGCAACAACAACGATCTTCTCAAGAACCTTGGTAACTTGAACCAGAGAATTCTCAAGTTTACCCAGGCCAAGCTGGACGGTGTTGTACCAGACTACACCAAGTACACAGACGAGCGACTGGAAGAACACAAGAAGGAAGTCAACGAGGCTCTCAAGACCTTCATCGCACAGTTCGATGCCATTAAGCTCCGTGCTGGTCTTGCTTCCGTTATGCATATTTCAGCCCTTGGCAACAAGCTCTTGCAAGACAGCAAGTTGAACAACCAGCTTCTTGCCGATGAGCCTGACCGTTGCGCCGCTGTCATTGGCCTTGGTATCAACCACCTGCAACTCCTTGCCAGCATTGTACACCCCTACATGCCTTCGACTTCCGATGCCATTCTTGAGCAGATCGGTAGCCCCGGTCTTATTTCTATCCCTGAAACATGGACCGGCGATCTCGTTAAGCCCGGTCAAAAGATTGGCGAGCCTAAACTTCTCTTCACACAGATTCCTGCATCCAAGCTTGACGAGTGGCGCGAGGCTTTTGGCGGTGAGGAAATTCGAAAGCAAAAGGCTCTCGAGGCCGAAAAGGCCGCGGCCAAAAAGGCTGCtaaggataagaagaagcaaaagaagcTCGCTTTGCGCCAAGCTGAGAAGGCTGGCGAGGCTTCAACCGAGCAGAAGCCtactgaggaggagaagcccGTTGAGGCTACAGCTGTTGACCTTCTTCCTGATGATAAACCCTCTGAGGCATAA
- a CDS encoding hypothetical protein (BUSCO:42968at5125): MSVFATKKPFSAVTVTVENLTSEAYEEEDFSGIPELVEVITLQATGPSEAARALRKKLKYGNVHRQIRALVLLDGLIQNAGERFQRTFVDEPLLERLRVCGTSDLSDVAVRNKCRELFRSWSQYAGKPGLDSLSRLHRELPKRKQAVTQERSKVLKETEENPFVDDEQEAAAKAARDARNAPGPSSSTPVSGSGFGHAPSKSSSGSSSFFGGSKDKKKDKDKDKTKGKRKPFNLEAEKDQMKSVIADSSFAATNLMNSLQSVNREVERISENQVAVERFEACKLLRRKVLRYVHHVEEEQWLGGLLHANDELVHALMSFEQFDRSIDADSDSDDELAEQAHLYRMATIKGKEAMAKAAAQSPTTSQPPDLSELNISHSPVHAAPPRPPPMSKPHSNPPPQPPRPAVVSPPPQDEEDDDDPFGDSHALDTPSHEREQPRW, from the exons ATGAGTGTGTTCGCAACG AAGAAACCGTTCTCAGCTGTGACGGTCACCGTAGAGAATCTCACCTCTGAGGCATatgaagaggaggatttCAGTGGTATCCCCGAGCTCGTCGAAGTCATCACTTTGCAAGCCACTGGCCCAAGTGAAGCAGCTCGCGCTCTTCGCAAGAAGCTCAAATATGGAAACGTCCATCGCCAGATCCGTGCACTAGTTCTCCTCGATGGTCTTATTCAGAATGCTGGCGAGAGATTCCAGCGTACCTTTGTTGACGAGCCTCTCCTTGAGCGTCTACGTGTTTGCGGCACTTCTGACTTATCTGACGTGGCCGTGAGAAACAAATGCAGGGAGCTTTTCCGCTCATGGTCGCAATACGCCGGAAAACCGGGACTCGACAGTCTTTCACGACTTCACAGG GAACTCCCCAAGAGGAAGCAGGCCGTCACTCAAGAGCGATCCAAGGTCCTcaaagaaacagaagaaaaCCCATTTGTCGATGACGAACAAGAAGCTGCGGCGAAGGCTGCCCGCGATGCACGAAACGCCCCGGGCCCCTCAAGTTCAACTCCAGTGTCTGGTTCAGGATTTGGCCATGCACCTTCCAAATCTTCATCCGGCAGCAGTTCCTTCTTCGGCGGTTCCAAggacaaaaagaaagataagGATAAGGATAAGACCAAGGGGAAGCGAAAGCCTTTCAACCTCGAGGCTGAGAAGGATCAGATGAAGTCTGTCATTGCCGACTCCTCTTTTGCAGCCACAAATTTGATGAATTCGCTTCAAAGCGTTAACCGCGAAGTTGAGCGTATTTCGGAAAATCAAGTTGCAGTGGAGCGTTTCGAAGCCTGTAAGCTCCTGAGACGAAAGGTGTTACGTTAT GTTCATCATGTCGAAGAAGAACAGTGGTTGGGAGGGTTACTCCACGCCAATGACGAGCTTGTCCACGCTCTCATGTCATTTGAACAGTTCGATCGCTCTATTGACGCGGATAGTGACTCGGATGATGAACTTGCTGAGCAAGCTCATCTGTACCGAA TGGCCACGATCAAAGGCAAGGAGGCCATGGCCAAAGCAGCCGCCCAGTCTCCAACTACTTCGCAACCCCCAGATCTATCCGAGCTGAACATTTCACATTCTCCTGTTCATGCTGCTCCCCCTCGCCCTCCGCCAATGTCAAAACCTCACTCGAACCCACCTCCCCAACCCCCACGGCCGGCAGTAGTTTCCCCGCCTCCACaggatgaagaggacgacgacgacccTTTTGGAGATTCGCATGCGCTTGATACACCTTCACACGAGCGCGAACAGCCTAGGTGGTGA
- a CDS encoding hypothetical protein (BUSCO:33954at5125), with translation MSGMRSPAPTEVMDITNMLNKKGQMQQLTSGLLDHHQYQHSFVKHEPGMERSASPHGSEHSQYSNPHNIARAYPSPSTMQAPMHIPNPMPSAMGLSGYPEMPNMGGMPHMHMQHMPQQQQHHQPPPPPQQPIKAYPCSTCGKGFARRSDLARHERIHSGVRPHVCDWPSCGKQFIQRSALTVHQRVHTGEKPHHCETCAKPFSDSSSLARHRRTHSGKRPYKCPYADCQKTFTRRTTLTRHQNHHSGTIEEAAAATAAALAASKTKGMSQTRSESDHMSNHGSPMTTPSPSQRTMSMSPSVDLSGTNSIPRHPGDFQYLQQTGSLPMHMRVGSPTSTSSGGYNMMRPTSHPTSYGPPPTLEPNLDNSQGTPGSNGGSPHMANVGWQSPSHMASPSQNNASYVYPDPADAYPTNNAMSQMYYGAATHMRRPQSAEPGLVHMA, from the exons ATGAGCGGCATGCGATCACCAGCTCCTACGGAGGTTATGGACATCACCAACATGCTCAATAAGAAAGGTCAAATGCAACAACTTACTTCCGGTCTCCTCGATCACCACCAATACCAACATTCCTTCGTTAAGCACGAACCCGGTATGGAGCGATCCGCCTCTCCTCACGGCTCCGAGCACTCGCAGTACTCCAACCCTCACAACATCGCACGAGCCTACCCATCGCCATCCACGATGCAAGCACCGATGCATATCCCCAACCCGATGCCCTCCGCCATGGGTCTGTCCGGCTACCCCGAGATGCCCAACATGGGTGGCATGCCTCACATGCACATGCAACACATgcctcagcagcaacaacatcatcagcctcctccccctccccAGCAGCCCATCAAGGCATACCCTTGCAGCACCTGTGGAAAAGGCTTCGCGCGACGCAGCGATCTTGCTCGTCATG AACGCATTCACAGTGGTGTTCGACCCCACGTCTGTGACTGGCCCTCGTGTGGCAAGCAGTTTATTCAAAGATCTGCCTTGACTGTGCATCAGCGAGTCCACACAGGCGAGAAGCCTCACCATTGCGAAACTTGTGCCAAG CCCTTCAGTGACAGCAGCTCTCTTGCCCGTCACCGCAGGACACACTCTGGAAAGCGTCCCTACAAGTGTCCTTACGCCGATTGCCAGAAGACATTCACCCGTCGAACCACCCTTACCCGTCACCAGAACCACCACAGCGGTACCATCGAAGAGGCTGCCGCCGCGACTGCCGCCGCTCTTGCTGCGTCAAAGACCAAGGGAATGTCGCAAACTCGATCTGAAAGCGACCACATGTCCAACCACGGCTCTCCTATGACCACTCCTTCCCCTAGCCAGCGAACGATGTCCATGTCGCCTAGTGTTGATCTCTCAGGCACGAACAGCATTCCTCGTCACCCCGGCGACTTCCAGTACCTCCAGCAGACTGGCTCTCTGCCCATGCACATGCGGGTCGGAAGCCCTACTTCTACCTCATCTGGTGGCTACAACATGATGCGACCTACCTCGCACCCAACTAGCTACGGCCCCCCTCCTACTCTGGAGCCTAACCTGGATAACAGCCAGGGCACCCCTGGCAGCAACGGTGGAAGCCCTCATATGGCCAACGTTGGCTGGCAATCGCCCTCGCACATGGCTTCCCCTTCGCAGAACAACGCCAGCTATGTGTATCCCGACCCTGCGGATGCCTACCCTACCAACAATGCCATGAGCCAGATGTACTACGGCGCTGCTACGCACATGCGCCGACCTCAGAGCGCTGAGCCTGGACTGGTGCATATGGCTTAG